In Salinarimonas sp., a genomic segment contains:
- a CDS encoding carbon-nitrogen hydrolase family protein, with amino-acid sequence MLQIAVVQQPPVYLDLKASMARAVELVAEAAARGARLLVFPEAWLPGYPTFVWRLAPGAGMRKVDALFALTQANSVDLGRGRLRPLQEAAREHEIVVVVGYQELDGAISGSTLFNSCAIIDADGRILNNYRKLMPTNPERMIWGFGDGSGLNVVETAVGRIGALICWESYMPLARFALYAQNLDIYVAPTWDSGDTWMATMQHIAREGGCWVIGCATTLEEADIPPSLPYRDELFPTAGEWINPGDAVVYEPFGGAVAGPMRKEKGLLVAGIDVSAAHASRRKFDASGHYARPDVFQLSVDRQPRSAISLN; translated from the coding sequence ATGCTCCAGATCGCCGTCGTACAGCAACCACCCGTCTACCTCGACCTGAAAGCGTCCATGGCACGCGCCGTGGAGCTCGTCGCCGAGGCGGCGGCGCGGGGAGCGCGCCTCCTGGTCTTCCCGGAGGCTTGGCTCCCGGGCTATCCGACCTTCGTGTGGCGCCTGGCGCCGGGGGCCGGGATGAGGAAGGTCGACGCGCTCTTCGCGCTGACCCAGGCCAACTCCGTCGATCTCGGCAGGGGCCGCCTTCGTCCCCTGCAGGAGGCGGCGAGAGAGCACGAGATCGTCGTCGTCGTCGGCTACCAGGAGCTCGACGGCGCGATCAGCGGCAGCACACTGTTCAACAGCTGCGCGATCATCGACGCGGACGGGCGCATCCTGAACAATTACCGCAAGCTGATGCCGACGAACCCGGAGCGGATGATCTGGGGGTTCGGCGACGGCTCCGGGCTGAACGTCGTCGAGACCGCAGTGGGCCGGATCGGAGCGCTGATCTGCTGGGAGAGCTACATGCCGCTCGCGCGGTTCGCCCTCTACGCGCAGAACCTCGACATCTACGTCGCGCCGACCTGGGACAGCGGGGACACCTGGATGGCGACGATGCAGCACATCGCGCGCGAAGGCGGCTGCTGGGTGATCGGCTGCGCCACGACGCTGGAGGAGGCGGATATCCCGCCGTCGCTGCCCTACCGGGACGAGCTGTTCCCGACCGCCGGCGAATGGATCAATCCCGGCGACGCCGTGGTCTACGAGCCCTTCGGAGGCGCCGTAGCGGGTCCGATGCGCAAGGAGAAGGGCCTGCTCGTCGCCGGGATCGACGTGTCCGCCGCGCACGCGTCGCGCCGGAAGTTCGACGCGAGCGGTCACTACGCGCGGCCCGACGTCTTTCAGCTGAGCGTCGACCGCCAGCCCCGCAGCGCGATCAGCCTGAACTAG
- a CDS encoding FAD-binding oxidoreductase, translating into MTTSLRSLTSGSVDISDSAVASLRGSLHGTALLAGDPGFEEARTVWNGMHDRRPGLVIRALDRDDIATAVSFARDNGLLMAIRAGGHQIAGHAVVEDAIMLALSGMRAIRVDPEGRTARVEAGCLLADVDRETQAHGLAVPVGINSTTGIAGLTLGGGFGWITRKFGMTIDNLVSAEVVLADGSIVQASATEHPDLFWAIRGGGGNFGVVSSFEFALHPLGPQVMSGLVVHPIADAPALLAAFRDICAGAPDELTVWAVMRRAPPLPFIPEGWHGREVLIFAACYAGDMEAGERAMAGPRALGAPIADVISPHPFVGWQAAFDPLLAPGARNYWKSHDFLDLSDDVISVVLDAVHKLPDPMTEVVLAHLGGAMARVAPDATAYPQRSAHFVMNVHTRWSDPAEDAACIGWARDLFDAAAPYAAGSVYVNFMPEDDADRIAGAYGGNMERLGRVKARYDPANLFRTNHNIPAAVALAAE; encoded by the coding sequence ATGACGACGTCTTTGCGAAGCCTGACGAGCGGCAGCGTGGATATTTCAGATAGCGCCGTCGCCTCACTGAGAGGAAGCCTGCACGGAACGGCGCTCCTCGCCGGGGATCCGGGCTTCGAGGAGGCCCGCACCGTCTGGAACGGCATGCACGATCGCAGGCCGGGTCTGGTGATCCGAGCCCTCGACCGCGACGACATCGCCACCGCGGTGAGCTTCGCCCGCGACAACGGGCTGCTCATGGCGATCCGGGCCGGCGGCCATCAGATCGCGGGACACGCCGTCGTCGAGGACGCCATCATGCTCGCTTTGTCGGGCATGCGTGCGATCCGGGTCGATCCGGAGGGGCGCACCGCCCGCGTCGAGGCGGGCTGCCTCCTGGCGGACGTCGACCGCGAGACGCAGGCCCACGGCCTCGCCGTCCCCGTCGGCATCAATTCCACCACGGGCATCGCGGGGCTGACGCTCGGCGGCGGCTTCGGCTGGATCACCCGCAAGTTCGGCATGACGATCGACAATCTCGTGTCGGCCGAGGTCGTGCTCGCCGACGGCTCGATCGTGCAGGCGAGCGCGACCGAGCATCCCGACCTGTTCTGGGCGATCCGCGGCGGCGGCGGGAATTTCGGGGTGGTCTCTTCGTTCGAATTCGCGCTCCATCCGCTCGGCCCGCAGGTCATGTCCGGCCTCGTCGTGCATCCGATCGCGGACGCGCCGGCTCTGCTCGCCGCCTTCCGGGACATCTGCGCCGGTGCGCCCGACGAGCTGACGGTGTGGGCCGTCATGCGCAGGGCTCCGCCGCTGCCCTTCATTCCCGAGGGCTGGCACGGGCGTGAGGTGCTGATCTTCGCGGCCTGCTACGCGGGCGACATGGAAGCGGGGGAGCGGGCGATGGCCGGCCCGCGCGCGCTCGGCGCGCCCATCGCGGACGTGATCTCGCCGCACCCCTTCGTTGGCTGGCAGGCGGCCTTCGATCCGCTGCTCGCGCCGGGCGCGCGCAATTACTGGAAGAGCCACGATTTCCTCGACCTGTCCGACGACGTGATCTCCGTCGTGCTCGACGCGGTGCACAAGCTGCCCGACCCGATGACCGAAGTCGTCCTCGCCCATCTCGGCGGCGCCATGGCCCGCGTCGCCCCGGACGCGACCGCCTACCCGCAGCGCTCGGCGCATTTCGTGATGAACGTCCACACCCGCTGGTCGGACCCCGCCGAGGACGCCGCCTGCATCGGGTGGGCGCGCGACCTGTTCGACGCGGCCGCGCCGTACGCGGCCGGCAGCGTCTACGTCAACTTCATGCCGGAGGACGATGCCGATCGCATCGCGGGCGCCTACGGCGGCAACATGGAGCGGCTCGGACGGGTCAAGGCGCGCTACGACCCGGCGAACCTGTTTCGGACGAACCACAACATCCCGGCCGCGGTCGCGCTGGCGGCGGAGTAG
- a CDS encoding VOC family protein yields MEYLHTMVRVGDLDEALDFYVGKLGLVETRRMDNEKGRYTLVFLAAEKDLERARESRAPLIELTYNWDEHEYQGGRNFGHLAYRVDDIYATCQTLMDAGVTINRPPRDGYMAFIRSPDGISIELLQRGEPLAPQEPWTSMPNTGSW; encoded by the coding sequence ATGGAATACCTGCACACGATGGTCCGCGTCGGCGACCTCGACGAGGCGCTCGACTTCTACGTCGGCAAGCTCGGGCTCGTGGAGACCCGGCGTATGGACAACGAGAAGGGCCGCTACACGCTGGTCTTCCTCGCGGCCGAGAAGGATCTCGAGCGCGCCCGCGAGAGCCGCGCGCCGCTGATCGAGCTCACCTACAATTGGGACGAGCACGAATACCAGGGCGGCCGCAATTTCGGCCATCTCGCCTACCGGGTCGACGACATCTACGCCACCTGCCAGACGCTGATGGATGCGGGCGTCACCATCAACCGACCGCCGCGCGACGGCTACATGGCCTTCATCCGCTCGCCCGACGGCATCTCCATCGAGCTTCTCCAGCGCGGCGAGCCGCTGGCGCCGCAGGAGCCGTGGACGTCCATGCCCAATACCGGCTCCTGGTGA
- a CDS encoding helix-turn-helix domain-containing protein, whose amino-acid sequence MTQGSYRQFCPVAMAAELLCTRWTMVLVRELVAGSTRFNDLRRGVPRMSPTLLSQRLKELEQAGIVDRVAVRGERGIFDYKLTEAGRDLQPVVEIFGLWGQRWVESEASLANLDPSLLMWDMRRNLDPTPLPCARTVIRVRYPDVAPSCRSWWLVVEASGEVDLCSSDPGFEVDLYLTTDLRTMTAIWMGLERVETAADKIHFDGSPEIARSMQAWLGLSPFARERKHVA is encoded by the coding sequence ATGACCCAGGGAAGCTACAGGCAGTTCTGCCCGGTCGCGATGGCGGCCGAGCTGCTTTGCACGCGCTGGACCATGGTGCTCGTACGCGAACTGGTCGCGGGATCGACGCGGTTCAACGACCTCAGGCGCGGCGTTCCGCGAATGTCGCCCACGCTGCTGTCGCAGCGCCTCAAGGAGCTCGAGCAGGCCGGCATCGTGGACCGAGTCGCCGTTCGCGGAGAGCGCGGGATCTTCGATTACAAGCTCACCGAAGCAGGACGCGATCTCCAGCCTGTGGTCGAGATCTTCGGCCTGTGGGGACAGAGATGGGTCGAGTCCGAGGCCTCGCTCGCCAATCTCGACCCCTCGCTCCTGATGTGGGACATGCGGCGCAACCTCGACCCGACGCCACTTCCATGCGCCCGAACGGTGATCCGGGTCCGCTATCCCGACGTCGCGCCTTCATGCCGCTCGTGGTGGCTCGTGGTCGAGGCTTCCGGAGAGGTCGACCTGTGCTCGTCCGATCCCGGCTTCGAGGTGGATCTCTACCTCACGACGGACTTGCGGACCATGACGGCGATCTGGATGGGGCTCGAGCGGGTCGAGACGGCGGCCGACAAGATCCATTTCGACGGCAGCCCGGAGATCGCGCGATCGATGCAGGCGTGGCTCGGGCTGAGCCCCTTCGCCCGTGAGCGAAAGCACGTGGCCTGA
- a CDS encoding Cache 3/Cache 2 fusion domain-containing protein, whose product MLSRLKLSSKLLALVLIAVALTAGGMWTFAAREMSDQLRQKEYSEGALHLRTLALVFAERLPDARVAIEDGAVGRAVSPDLTGFSDHEVVDRTTQMTGGVATVFAFDPAKNNFVRRSTNLRKEDGSRAVGTTLTEDHPAQAALRAGETYVGPAHLFGRDYLTIYHPTLDAGGKVNGILFIGLPNESFLAIQREALNGMLVVAIAIALAVMIASAVVARRMVKPLEGIAARVSALAEGDTESPIAHAERGDEIGAVARALAVLRERSREAATLAAEREAARSGDQKRRDALEAAIAAFRGASAEVLATLTGQTDGLRARAEDMTAVSASASGAIGSAAAGSQQTAANVATVASATEELASSISEIGSQLERAKALAEQGLENTEATNGRIAGLAEAAQAIGDVVDLIRSIADQTNLLALNATIEAARAGEAGKGFAVVAAEVKTLATQTAKATEEIARHIEGIQGSTEGAVGAIRQITEQMREINATTAAIASAMTQQGAATAEISRNVQQAARGTDEITAGLGSVSGAAERTSETARAVQETTQAVSAASTKLEAEIERFLARVAA is encoded by the coding sequence ATGCTCTCAAGGCTCAAGCTCTCGTCCAAGCTGCTCGCTCTCGTCCTCATCGCGGTCGCGCTGACGGCGGGCGGGATGTGGACCTTCGCCGCGCGCGAGATGTCGGATCAGCTGCGCCAGAAGGAATATTCCGAGGGAGCGCTGCATCTGCGCACGCTCGCGCTCGTCTTCGCCGAGCGTCTACCCGACGCGCGCGTCGCGATCGAGGACGGCGCCGTCGGCCGCGCCGTCTCGCCGGACCTGACGGGCTTCTCCGACCACGAGGTGGTCGACCGCACGACGCAGATGACGGGTGGCGTCGCCACCGTCTTCGCCTTCGACCCGGCGAAGAACAATTTCGTGCGCCGTTCGACCAACCTGCGCAAGGAGGACGGATCACGGGCGGTAGGCACCACCCTGACCGAGGACCACCCGGCCCAGGCGGCGCTGCGCGCCGGCGAGACCTATGTCGGGCCCGCGCATCTCTTCGGACGCGACTACCTGACGATCTACCATCCGACGCTGGACGCGGGCGGCAAGGTCAACGGCATCCTGTTCATCGGCCTGCCCAACGAGAGCTTCCTCGCCATCCAGCGCGAGGCCCTGAACGGCATGCTCGTCGTCGCCATCGCCATCGCGCTCGCGGTGATGATCGCGTCCGCCGTCGTCGCACGGCGGATGGTGAAGCCGCTCGAGGGCATCGCGGCGCGGGTCTCGGCCCTCGCCGAGGGCGACACGGAGAGCCCGATCGCTCATGCGGAGCGGGGCGACGAGATCGGCGCGGTGGCGCGGGCGCTCGCCGTCCTGCGCGAGCGCAGCCGCGAGGCGGCGACGCTCGCAGCCGAGCGCGAGGCGGCGCGGTCGGGCGACCAGAAGCGGCGCGACGCGCTGGAGGCAGCCATCGCCGCCTTCCGCGGCGCCTCGGCCGAGGTGCTCGCGACCCTCACCGGCCAGACCGACGGCCTGCGCGCCCGCGCCGAGGACATGACGGCGGTGTCCGCCAGCGCGAGCGGCGCCATCGGCTCCGCCGCGGCCGGCTCGCAGCAGACGGCGGCGAACGTCGCGACGGTGGCGAGCGCGACGGAGGAGCTCGCCTCCTCGATCTCGGAGATCGGCTCCCAGCTCGAGCGGGCCAAGGCGCTGGCGGAGCAGGGGCTCGAGAACACGGAGGCGACGAACGGGCGCATCGCGGGCCTCGCCGAGGCGGCGCAGGCGATCGGCGACGTGGTCGACCTGATCCGCTCCATCGCCGACCAGACCAACCTGCTCGCGCTCAACGCCACGATCGAGGCGGCCCGGGCCGGCGAAGCGGGCAAGGGCTTCGCCGTGGTCGCGGCGGAGGTGAAGACGCTCGCGACCCAGACCGCCAAGGCCACCGAGGAGATCGCCCGGCACATCGAGGGCATCCAGGGCTCGACCGAGGGCGCGGTGGGCGCGATCCGGCAGATCACCGAGCAGATGCGCGAGATCAACGCCACCACGGCGGCGATCGCCTCGGCCATGACCCAGCAGGGCGCGGCGACCGCCGAGATCTCCCGCAACGTCCAGCAGGCCGCGCGCGGCACCGACGAGATCACCGCCGGGCTCGGCTCGGTCTCGGGAGCGGCCGAGCGCACCTCCGAGACAGCGCGGGCGGTGCAGGAGACGACGCAGGCGGTGTCCGCCGCCTCGACGAAGCTCGAGGCCGAGATCGAGCGCTTCCTCGCCCGCGTCGCGGCGTAA
- a CDS encoding PfkB family carbohydrate kinase: MRPRLLTVGIATLDHVYKVAEMPTRAEKYRAQHYTATTGGTAGNAAIAMARLGAEVTLFATLGADPAGDEIVARLAAEGVDCGGLRRVEGRASPISAIVVDGIGERLVISYADPLLPRETDWLPDRLPDGVGAVLGDTRWLDGTAHLFRLARAAGVPAILDADRDPSSAPEVLSLATHIAFSMQGLRDMTGHSDARRALEAYRPAVSSWIAVTNGGEGLFYWSGDRVEHLPAFPVPVVDTLAAGDVWHGAFAVRIAEGADALAAARFASAAAALKCTRFGGRDGAPTRDEVEAFLRERHAA, from the coding sequence ATGCGCCCGCGTCTCCTCACCGTCGGCATCGCCACCCTCGACCACGTCTACAAGGTCGCGGAGATGCCGACGCGCGCCGAGAAGTACCGGGCGCAGCACTACACGGCGACGACCGGCGGCACCGCCGGCAACGCCGCCATCGCCATGGCGCGGCTCGGCGCGGAGGTGACGCTGTTCGCGACCCTCGGCGCCGATCCGGCGGGGGACGAGATCGTCGCCCGCCTGGCGGCGGAGGGCGTCGATTGCGGCGGCCTGCGCCGGGTCGAGGGCCGCGCCTCGCCGATCTCGGCCATCGTCGTCGACGGGATCGGCGAGCGGCTGGTGATCTCCTACGCCGATCCGCTGCTGCCGCGCGAGACGGACTGGCTGCCCGACCGGCTGCCGGACGGCGTCGGCGCCGTCCTCGGCGACACGCGCTGGCTCGATGGCACGGCGCATCTCTTCCGCCTGGCCCGCGCGGCCGGCGTCCCCGCGATCCTCGACGCCGACCGCGATCCCTCCAGCGCGCCGGAAGTGCTCTCGCTGGCGACCCATATCGCGTTCTCGATGCAGGGCCTGCGGGACATGACCGGGCATTCGGACGCCCGCCGGGCGCTCGAGGCCTACCGGCCGGCGGTGTCCTCCTGGATCGCGGTGACCAACGGCGGGGAGGGGCTGTTCTACTGGTCCGGCGACCGGGTGGAGCACCTTCCGGCCTTCCCCGTGCCGGTGGTCGATACGCTCGCCGCCGGCGACGTCTGGCACGGCGCCTTCGCCGTGCGGATCGCCGAGGGCGCGGACGCGCTCGCCGCCGCGCGCTTCGCCTCCGCCGCGGCGGCGCTCAAGTGCACGCGCTTCGGCGGACGCGACGGCGCGCCGACGCGGGACGAGGTCGAGGCCTTCCTGCGCGAGCGGCACGCGGCTTGA
- a CDS encoding MFS transporter, translating into MTASVLPAQKAALPAAAIATITAAAFLLQGANGLLQALLPLRMSADGLSITEIGAVAAGYGIGFALGCMLAPPLVRTVGHIRAYASLAAVSASVVLAFDVASGPLAWLVLRGVSGMALAGLFTVIDSWVSATATSANRGRVIALYLVATKIALVLSPLGIGLAPVESAGLLMLMAAAMSLSLIPISATPTKEPRAPTRVRLAIPSLFRAAPSAVVGAFAVGLINGPVIAIASVYGVAVGLAPTEAALLLLAIQAGSLVFQWPLGWLSDRVDRRAVIAGLFLATALACGLIVAASLVSLPPLALVLAFGLYGGLALCIYAVCVAHACDLVAPDAIVPTVSSLLVCWAIGATLGPLPATALMEAAGPQALFLYVGAICLALALFVALRMRVQAREAPGAGFVNVLATSAVSAELTKAKRPEGGAAPAAGEESGEARVAAEPASPHEPRPDAERAGDGA; encoded by the coding sequence ATGACCGCCTCCGTCCTCCCCGCCCAGAAGGCCGCGCTCCCCGCGGCCGCCATCGCGACCATCACCGCGGCGGCCTTTCTCCTGCAGGGCGCGAACGGTCTCCTCCAGGCGCTCCTGCCGCTGCGCATGAGCGCCGACGGGCTCTCGATCACCGAGATCGGCGCCGTCGCCGCCGGCTACGGCATCGGCTTCGCCCTCGGCTGCATGCTGGCCCCGCCGCTCGTGCGCACGGTCGGCCACATCCGCGCCTATGCGAGCCTCGCGGCCGTCTCGGCGAGCGTGGTGCTCGCCTTCGACGTCGCCTCCGGGCCGCTCGCCTGGCTCGTCCTGCGCGGGGTCTCCGGCATGGCGCTGGCCGGCCTGTTCACGGTCATCGACAGCTGGGTCTCGGCCACGGCGACGAGCGCCAATCGCGGGCGGGTCATCGCGCTCTACCTGGTCGCGACCAAGATCGCCCTCGTCCTCTCGCCCCTCGGCATCGGCCTCGCGCCGGTGGAGAGCGCCGGCCTCCTCATGCTGATGGCCGCCGCCATGAGCCTGTCGCTGATCCCGATCTCGGCGACGCCGACGAAGGAGCCGCGCGCCCCGACGCGGGTGCGGCTCGCCATCCCCTCCCTGTTCCGCGCCGCGCCCTCCGCCGTCGTCGGCGCCTTCGCGGTGGGGCTGATCAACGGTCCCGTCATCGCCATCGCGTCCGTCTACGGCGTCGCGGTCGGGCTCGCGCCGACCGAGGCCGCGCTCCTGCTGCTCGCGATCCAGGCCGGCAGCCTCGTCTTCCAATGGCCGCTCGGCTGGCTCTCCGACCGGGTCGACCGGCGCGCCGTGATCGCCGGCCTCTTCCTCGCGACGGCCCTGGCCTGCGGGCTCATCGTCGCGGCGAGCCTCGTTTCGCTGCCGCCGCTCGCCCTCGTCCTCGCCTTCGGGCTCTACGGGGGCCTCGCCTTGTGCATCTACGCCGTCTGCGTGGCGCATGCCTGCGATCTCGTCGCGCCGGACGCCATCGTGCCGACGGTGTCGAGCCTGCTCGTCTGCTGGGCGATCGGGGCGACGCTCGGGCCCTTGCCGGCCACCGCGCTGATGGAGGCGGCCGGGCCGCAGGCGCTCTTCCTCTATGTCGGCGCGATCTGCCTGGCGCTGGCGCTCTTCGTCGCCTTGCGCATGCGCGTGCAGGCCCGCGAGGCGCCGGGGGCGGGCTTCGTCAACGTGCTCGCCACGAGCGCGGTCTCGGCCGAGCTCACCAAGGCGAAGCGCCCGGAGGGCGGCGCGGCGCCCGCGGCCGGGGAGGAGAGCGGGGAGGCGCGGGTCGCGGCCGAGCCGGCGTCGCCACATGAGCCGAGGCCCGACGCCGAGCGAGCGGGCGACGGCGCCTGA
- a CDS encoding serine hydrolase domain-containing protein has protein sequence MSPPRARAVLDASGALASEGPAGAVVWWSVTKPAIAAAALRLVAQRRLALDAPLAGEAFTLRQLLAHRAGLGDCGPLPAYREAVARGDPPWTFAEMRARIEAAHPPRPPGSPFAYSNLGYALVGRLVTEASGLPLGAALAELVLDPLGVTDARFAETDADLAATVFPPPAGYHPGHVHHGVLVGPAASAARVVRGIADGAALPPDLAAAMRAPEPVETGPLPGRPWAEPGYGLGLMAGVTADPRTGARLSVLGHSAGGPGSVGAVYHAPATGRTAAVFAPGLDEGAVEHAALAALLDGA, from the coding sequence ATGAGCCCGCCGCGCGCCCGCGCCGTCCTCGACGCCTCCGGCGCGCTCGCGTCGGAGGGTCCCGCCGGCGCGGTCGTGTGGTGGAGCGTGACGAAGCCCGCCATCGCGGCCGCCGCCCTGCGCCTCGTGGCGCAGCGCCGCCTCGCCCTCGACGCCCCGCTCGCCGGCGAGGCCTTCACGCTGCGCCAGCTCCTCGCCCATCGCGCCGGCCTCGGCGATTGCGGCCCGCTGCCCGCCTATCGGGAGGCCGTGGCGCGGGGCGATCCGCCCTGGACCTTCGCGGAGATGCGCGCCCGGATCGAGGCGGCACACCCGCCGCGTCCGCCGGGCAGCCCCTTCGCCTATTCCAATCTCGGCTACGCGCTCGTCGGCCGCCTCGTGACCGAGGCGTCGGGCCTGCCCCTCGGCGCGGCGCTCGCGGAACTCGTGCTCGACCCGCTCGGCGTGACGGACGCGCGCTTCGCCGAGACCGATGCGGACCTCGCGGCGACCGTCTTCCCGCCGCCGGCGGGCTACCATCCCGGCCACGTCCATCACGGCGTCCTCGTCGGCCCGGCCGCCTCCGCGGCGCGCGTGGTGCGCGGGATCGCCGACGGCGCGGCCCTGCCGCCCGATCTCGCCGCAGCGATGCGCGCGCCGGAACCGGTCGAGACCGGTCCCCTCCCCGGCCGGCCCTGGGCCGAGCCCGGCTACGGCCTCGGCCTGATGGCGGGCGTGACGGCCGACCCGCGGACGGGCGCGCGCCTTTCCGTCCTCGGCCATTCCGCCGGCGGCCCCGGCAGCGTCGGCGCGGTCTACCACGCGCCCGCGACCGGGCGGACCGCGGCGGTCTTCGCCCCCGGCCTCGACGAAGGCGCGGTCGAGCACGCCGCCCTCGCCGCTCTGCTCGACGGCGCCTGA
- a CDS encoding polysaccharide deacetylase family protein — MSGALLSRARAKLARSLPVKPRRLRPARGALSITFDDFPRSAWSEGGAVLAGHGVRATYYASGGLCGRRYLDLDQFTPEDLEAVAACGHEVGSHGFEHASVLDRSRRDFVASVARNESFLRSILPQTRIETFAYPFGSVSVGAKMAIAARYRVGRGIAPGSNGPWIDASEIKSVAFEKRQMAEHDIPSLIGEAASSGRWLSVFTHDVSDRPSPWGCRARDLDELIVNAKQAGLEILPVVDVARGEPEAGRA, encoded by the coding sequence ATGAGCGGCGCGTTGCTCTCGCGTGCGCGAGCCAAGCTGGCCCGGTCGCTTCCGGTCAAGCCGAGACGACTGCGCCCGGCGCGGGGCGCCCTGAGCATCACCTTCGATGATTTTCCCAGAAGCGCGTGGTCGGAAGGAGGCGCGGTGCTGGCCGGCCACGGAGTGCGCGCGACCTATTACGCCAGTGGAGGGCTGTGCGGCCGCAGATACCTCGATCTCGACCAGTTCACGCCCGAGGATCTCGAAGCCGTTGCCGCCTGCGGCCACGAGGTCGGCAGCCACGGCTTCGAGCACGCCTCCGTGCTCGATCGAAGCAGGCGAGACTTCGTCGCGTCCGTCGCCCGGAACGAAAGCTTCCTCCGCTCGATTCTTCCGCAGACGAGGATCGAGACCTTCGCCTATCCGTTCGGCTCGGTGTCCGTGGGTGCCAAGATGGCGATCGCCGCGCGCTATCGCGTGGGGCGGGGCATCGCGCCGGGCTCGAATGGTCCCTGGATCGACGCCAGCGAGATCAAGAGCGTCGCCTTCGAGAAGCGACAGATGGCCGAGCACGACATCCCGAGTCTCATCGGCGAGGCCGCCTCGAGCGGACGATGGTTGAGCGTCTTCACCCACGACGTGAGCGACAGGCCCTCGCCCTGGGGGTGCCGAGCGCGCGATCTCGACGAGCTCATCGTGAACGCCAAGCAGGCCGGGCTGGAGATCCTGCCGGTCGTCGACGTCGCGCGGGGCGAGCCGGAAGCCGGCCGAGCATGA
- a CDS encoding glycosyltransferase produces MKICIVADEFPRLSETFVSDQALCLRERGHDVEVLCRRRAGGRGAIPEELRAAAPRTRTWWRAASPLDGAVARLPPRWRHRAGAALDLLSARRLSKVDVIVAHFGYEGARVARLMRRVNGLPPLVTIFHGHDVATVPPERIGALYADLFAHGARHLAVNAAFCAALVAAGAPAERMRVHHVGARLDHIPFAPRNRGKGPLNLLSVCRLTEKKGIAYALRALAVMKARRPQHDWRYRIIGDGEGRAELEALGRALRLDDRVTFLGSRPAATVRERLADAEVFLLPSVTARNGDAEGIPVSIMEAMASGALVVSTVHSGIPELVAAGETGLLAPERDVEALADRLIEAADMAPERRAAMARAARRRVEEDFDVMRQTEKLERELAALVRSPAS; encoded by the coding sequence TTGAAGATCTGCATCGTCGCAGACGAGTTCCCCCGCCTGTCCGAGACTTTCGTGTCGGATCAGGCGCTGTGCCTGCGCGAGCGTGGCCACGATGTCGAGGTGCTCTGCCGGCGGCGCGCTGGCGGCCGAGGCGCCATTCCGGAGGAGCTCCGGGCGGCGGCGCCGCGGACGCGCACGTGGTGGAGGGCCGCGAGCCCGCTCGACGGAGCCGTCGCGCGGCTCCCGCCCCGCTGGCGGCACCGCGCCGGCGCAGCGCTCGATCTCCTCTCCGCGCGACGGCTCTCAAAGGTCGACGTGATCGTCGCGCATTTCGGCTACGAGGGCGCGCGCGTCGCGCGGCTGATGCGGCGCGTGAACGGCCTGCCGCCTCTCGTCACGATCTTTCACGGCCACGACGTCGCGACGGTTCCCCCGGAGCGGATCGGCGCGCTCTACGCCGATCTGTTCGCTCACGGCGCGCGCCACCTCGCCGTGAACGCCGCCTTTTGCGCCGCGCTCGTCGCCGCGGGGGCGCCGGCCGAGCGGATGCGGGTCCACCATGTCGGCGCGCGGCTCGACCATATTCCGTTCGCGCCGCGCAATCGGGGTAAGGGGCCCCTGAATCTGCTCTCGGTCTGCCGGCTCACCGAGAAGAAGGGGATCGCCTACGCCTTGCGGGCCCTCGCAGTGATGAAGGCGCGCCGGCCGCAGCACGATTGGCGCTATCGGATCATCGGCGACGGGGAGGGGCGCGCGGAGCTCGAAGCGCTCGGCCGGGCTCTTCGCCTCGACGATCGGGTGACGTTCCTCGGGTCTCGCCCCGCCGCGACGGTGCGCGAGCGCCTGGCCGACGCCGAGGTCTTCCTCCTGCCGAGCGTCACCGCGCGCAACGGCGACGCGGAGGGCATACCGGTCTCGATCATGGAGGCCATGGCCTCGGGTGCCCTCGTCGTCAGCACCGTGCATTCCGGTATCCCCGAGCTCGTCGCCGCCGGCGAGACCGGGCTGCTCGCCCCGGAACGCGACGTCGAAGCGCTGGCCGATCGCCTGATCGAGGCCGCCGACATGGCGCCGGAGCGACGGGCCGCGATGGCGCGGGCGGCGCGGCGGCGCGTCGAGGAGGATTTCGACGTGATGCGTCAGACGGAGAAGCTCGAGCGGGAGCTCGCGGCCCTCGTTCGTTCGCCTGCGTCATGA